One window from the genome of Alnus glutinosa chromosome 13, dhAlnGlut1.1, whole genome shotgun sequence encodes:
- the LOC133854831 gene encoding protein P21-like translates to MNLSKNLSIFFFLFITLCFSLAHAARFDITNNCPFTVWAGAVPGGGRQLNQGETWGLDVNAGTTGGRIWPRTGCNFDGSGHGSCQTGDCGGLLQCQAYGVPPNTLAEFGLNQFNNLDFFDISLVDGFNVAMDFSPTSNGCTRGIRCTADINGQCPNELKAPGGCNNPCTVFKTDQYCCNSGSCEPTDYSRFFKTRCPDAYSYPKDDATSTFTCPGGTNYKVVFCP, encoded by the coding sequence ATGAATCTCTCCAAAAacctttccattttcttctttctttttatcacCCTCTGCTTCAGTCTAGCTCATGCAGCTAGATTTGACATAACCAACAACTGTCCCTTCACAGTTTGGGCCGGGGCGGTACCTGGTGGCGGTAGGCAGCTCAACCAAGGTGAAACATGGGGCCTTGATGTTAATGCCGGAACTACAGGGGGTCGCATTTGGCCTCGAACAGGGTGTAATTTCGATGGTTCTGGGCATGGCAGTTGCCAGACTGGTGACTGCGGTGGGCTTCTCCAATGCCAAGCCTATGGTGTACCTCCAAACACCCTCGCCGAATTCGGACTTAACCAATTTAACAACTTGGACTTTTTCGACATCTCTCTTGTTGATGGGTTTAATGTTGCTATGGATTTTAGCCCCACATCTAATGGCTGCACCCGTGGTATAAGATGTACTGCTGATATCAATGGACAGTGCCCCAATGAGTTGAAGGCCCCTGGCGGTTGTAACAACCCATGTACAGTGTTCAAAACCGATCAATATTGCTGCAATTCTGGAAGCTGTGAACCTACCGACTATTCCAGATTTTTTAAGACTCGCTGCCCCGATGCTTATAGTTACCCTAAGGATGACGCAACAAGCACATTCACGTGCCCCGGTGGGACTAACTACAAGGTTGTCTTCTGCCCTTGA